From the genome of Papaver somniferum cultivar HN1 chromosome 2, ASM357369v1, whole genome shotgun sequence, one region includes:
- the LOC113353792 gene encoding probable peroxidase 61, whose product MVMRRDFYYILFVMVSLVIATISIVDGAVTVQPTGLKRKFYKLNGQCPDVEEYVKHQVREHWIRDRSITAKLLRLSYSDCFVLGCDGSVLLDGPNSEKKARQNVALGGFAVIDTIKSVLEHRCPGKVSCADILQLATRDALRLAGAPSYPLKTGRRDGLVSDKTAVDLPSPSISWEASLAYFRSKGLDVLDMTTLLGAHTMGSTRCSVIADRLYNFNNTRKPDPNMDISLVRDMRKICPARRKRGQADKVIPLNPENTKYRFDNNYYTRVLNKKAILGVDQQLLFGPDTNLISEEFAIGFEDWRKSWALSMNRMGSIGVLTGDQGQIRKHCRFVNN is encoded by the exons ATGGTGATGAGAAGAGATTTTTACTATATTCTGTTTGTTATGGTTTCACTAGTTATTGCAACAATATCTATTGTTGATGGGGCAGTTACAGTTCAACCAACAGGTCTCAAGCGTAAATTTTATAAGTTAAATGGTCAGTGTCCAGATGTTGAGGAATATGTCAAGCACCAAGTTAGGGAGCATTGGATTAGAGATCGTTCCATCACTGCTAAACTCCTTCGCTTGAGTTACTCTGATTGCTTTGTATTG GGTTGCGATGGTTCAGTTCTCCTAGATGGTCCAAACTCTGAAAAAAAAGCTAGACAAAATGTAGCGTTAGGAGGATTCGCAGTTATCGATACGATAAAGTCTGTTCTAGAACACAGGTGCCCTGGAAAAGTATCTTGTGCTGATATCCTTCAGCTTGCCACTAGAGATGCACTTCGTCTG GCGGGAGCACCATCGTATCCTTTGAAAACGGGAAGAAGAGATGGCCTGGTTTCAGATAAAACAGCAGTGGACCTTCCATCCCCTTCCATTTCATGGGAAGCTTCTCTCGCGTACTTCAGGTCCAAAGGTTTAGATGTCTTGGATATGACCACCCTCCTAG GTGCACACACGATGGGTTCAACACGGTGCAGTGTTATCGCTGACCGCTTATACAACTTCAATAATACAAGAAAACCAGATCCGAACATGGACATATCATTGGTAAGAGATATGAGGAAGATATGTCCGGCCAGGAGGAAGAGAGGTCAAGCCGATAAAGtcattcctttgaacccagaaaACACCAAATACAGGTTCGACAACAATTACTACACCAGGGTGTTAAACAAAAAAGCCATTCTAGGGGTTGATCAACAACTACTATTTGGCCCCGATACCAATTTGATTTCGGAGGAATTCGCAATTGGCTTTGAGGACTGGAGAAAATCATGGGCATTGTCCATGAATAGAATGGGAAGTATCGGAGTCTTGACTGGAGATCAAGGACAAATACGTAAACATTGCCGCTTCGTTAACAATTAA